In a genomic window of Candidatus Eisenbacteria bacterium:
- a CDS encoding translocation/assembly module TamB domain-containing protein: MTSPQEPAEQLPEEPERPGIGERVGEAVERVEERVESAVEEVAEEVAEHVPEQIRAPVRWTVRKLLLVGGLSLVAVVLIALGATMYYVWNHTQWASHELTWRVNQVLREHSDLALTVQSVRGNPLRSVRVLHPQVNQKGGGAPLFEAQSMTLRYSTWNLFAGQRGALVIEVDRPVVRLERGADGKLRVPEWRPGKGSAKRGRAFDYEIRIRDGSLALPEGEHSISGFDLDAAVTTGGATEVEIRSLSWNRGPWGMPLHKLVASITAGDSVTIDVQRLDSPPLALHGQASWKRGETRRALAGEIERVQWRWLAKVFRNRTFEVDGQGAFSFQATQEEFGWTGAATSRAIWADLPLESQGTFSFRDGKLTMPLLSGTSPAGDLEGGRLSWSKAGWEISGRAQKGDPARWTVLGLKDWPAGDLKGRFRYVVDTRRTPSSVLDATLEPSMLAGWRADSGVVRVSFPPNAPDSFRVDAVRRGGRFGLRGRTLPGGWSGSYRVESFPLDEWPDGRASGLTGTLASGEGTVEGRDGGLHVTGALEGRATKWFGIDAGGWRLTDLQGRLLPTPDLTAQARLRDVMYLGVHFDSAASPVHLGDGTLTMSALRGAASDTLLTMAAETSWDEGGGWRMTADQAAVKSRQFSWRAVEPIRLSGNSQGVTFERLIAEDGEARLDIGGRWAIPGGSYDWRAHATALDLSRLGLPESLQIRGRANVDLAVRGASGDPRWELHGIASRPGMQRTQLDSLELDLAGAPSRLDVSRMALRLGGGWVETHGQFRDTQRDWPDTLTPEGVTEWLADARHWSGDVAVRTVSLAPAARSFGIVPDWSGTLNGTLRFSGRPSRPEFETHLEAKPLAWRNVRLDQAVADARYNGQRLHVERLRGTRDSTVSSASGDIDAKLAFGRAAEVMDAPMHWVVDIPNGNLSMLTLVVPQIGYADGRFVVRGDVRGTPRHPEMEGYAQIDNGRLRLAGRSELLEDVRARIRFASSSITLDTLTAVRRSEERERERGRVRARGKLDLPGEGPAHYRFDVSLRDFTASEDGLYAARFDGDFVIRDGVRVDGQVLPHITSDNVEISRAVILWDFTRQSQAEVVQASTQKLFWTYRIHLHATDNLRWQPADGDIEFSADLNVEQRPDKLVIFGDMEALRGTYWFLSNRFNITNARLTFDNVGGVDPLVDASATTRLTPTAMTTSNSSPEPHTITVNISGRSSIPNIEFVSQPDDLDEAQILRELTIGRVTPNDPDARTRDRAMAYTDPLDSYLTRALNRQLSGELSRAFRGYITDWEFARQQGGVIGGQGGLLVGAGAQLSPQFMVRYRQLLPGTAHTAVTSNDDLVERDLEAEYRINRYFYVTSQLTQKKPGSGNTSSVSSYPDFNLNLKARWEY; encoded by the coding sequence GTGACCAGTCCCCAAGAGCCCGCTGAACAGCTGCCGGAAGAGCCCGAGCGCCCCGGCATCGGCGAGCGCGTCGGCGAGGCGGTGGAGCGCGTCGAGGAGCGGGTCGAGAGCGCCGTCGAGGAAGTGGCGGAGGAGGTCGCCGAGCACGTCCCGGAGCAGATCCGTGCGCCGGTCCGGTGGACGGTTCGCAAGCTCCTGCTGGTGGGCGGGCTCTCGCTGGTCGCGGTCGTGCTCATCGCGCTCGGCGCCACCATGTACTACGTCTGGAACCACACCCAGTGGGCTTCACACGAGCTGACCTGGCGCGTGAACCAGGTGCTGCGCGAGCACAGCGATCTGGCCCTGACGGTGCAAAGCGTGCGCGGCAATCCGCTGCGATCGGTCCGGGTGCTGCACCCGCAGGTCAATCAGAAGGGCGGCGGCGCACCGCTGTTCGAAGCCCAGTCGATGACGCTGCGCTATTCGACCTGGAACCTGTTCGCCGGCCAGCGTGGCGCGCTGGTGATCGAGGTCGACCGTCCGGTCGTGCGTCTGGAGCGCGGCGCCGACGGCAAGCTGCGCGTGCCCGAATGGCGGCCGGGCAAGGGCTCGGCGAAGAGAGGTCGCGCGTTCGACTACGAGATCCGCATTCGCGACGGAAGTCTGGCGTTGCCGGAGGGCGAGCACTCGATCAGCGGGTTCGATCTCGACGCCGCCGTCACCACTGGAGGCGCCACCGAGGTCGAGATCCGCTCTCTCTCATGGAACCGCGGGCCCTGGGGAATGCCGCTCCACAAGCTGGTGGCGAGCATCACCGCCGGCGACAGCGTCACGATCGACGTGCAAAGGCTCGACTCGCCTCCGCTCGCGCTCCATGGCCAGGCGAGCTGGAAGCGCGGCGAGACGCGGCGAGCCCTGGCCGGCGAGATCGAGCGTGTGCAGTGGCGCTGGCTGGCGAAGGTCTTCCGCAACCGCACCTTCGAGGTCGACGGCCAGGGCGCGTTCTCGTTCCAGGCGACGCAGGAGGAGTTCGGATGGACCGGCGCCGCGACCAGCCGCGCGATCTGGGCGGATCTCCCGCTCGAGTCGCAAGGAACCTTCTCGTTCCGCGACGGCAAGCTCACCATGCCTTTGCTCTCCGGCACCTCGCCGGCGGGGGACCTCGAAGGCGGCCGGCTCTCATGGTCCAAGGCGGGATGGGAGATCAGCGGCCGCGCGCAGAAAGGCGACCCGGCGCGCTGGACCGTGCTGGGACTCAAGGACTGGCCCGCGGGCGATCTGAAAGGACGCTTCCGGTACGTGGTCGACACCCGGCGCACGCCGAGCTCGGTGCTCGACGCCACGCTGGAGCCCAGCATGCTGGCGGGCTGGCGCGCCGACAGCGGCGTCGTCCGGGTCTCGTTCCCGCCCAATGCTCCCGACAGCTTTCGCGTCGACGCGGTGCGGCGTGGCGGACGCTTCGGCCTCCGCGGCCGCACGCTGCCGGGCGGATGGAGCGGGAGCTATCGGGTGGAGAGCTTCCCGCTGGACGAATGGCCCGACGGCCGCGCCAGCGGTTTGACCGGCACGCTGGCGAGCGGCGAGGGAACGGTGGAAGGTCGCGATGGCGGCCTGCACGTGACCGGAGCGCTGGAAGGGCGCGCCACGAAGTGGTTCGGCATCGACGCCGGAGGATGGAGGCTCACCGATCTCCAGGGACGGCTGCTGCCGACCCCCGATCTCACCGCGCAGGCACGGCTGCGCGACGTGATGTACCTGGGCGTCCACTTCGACAGCGCGGCGAGCCCGGTCCATCTCGGCGACGGCACGCTGACGATGTCCGCGCTCCGCGGCGCGGCTTCCGACACGCTGCTGACCATGGCGGCGGAGACCTCGTGGGACGAAGGAGGCGGCTGGCGCATGACCGCGGATCAGGCGGCGGTGAAGAGCCGGCAGTTCTCGTGGCGCGCCGTGGAGCCGATCCGCCTCTCCGGCAACTCGCAGGGGGTGACGTTCGAGCGGCTGATCGCGGAGGACGGCGAGGCGCGTCTCGACATCGGCGGACGCTGGGCGATTCCCGGCGGCTCGTACGACTGGCGCGCTCACGCGACCGCGCTCGATCTGTCGCGGCTCGGCCTTCCCGAGTCGCTCCAGATCCGCGGTCGCGCCAACGTCGACCTCGCGGTCCGCGGCGCCTCGGGCGATCCGCGCTGGGAGTTGCACGGCATTGCGTCGCGCCCAGGGATGCAGCGCACGCAGCTGGACTCGCTCGAGCTGGATCTTGCCGGAGCGCCGTCGCGCCTGGACGTGTCACGCATGGCGCTGCGCCTGGGCGGAGGGTGGGTCGAGACCCACGGGCAGTTCCGCGACACGCAACGCGACTGGCCCGACACGCTGACCCCCGAGGGCGTCACGGAATGGCTGGCCGACGCACGGCATTGGAGCGGGGACGTGGCCGTGCGCACGGTTTCGCTGGCGCCCGCGGCGCGCTCGTTCGGGATCGTGCCCGACTGGTCGGGGACGCTGAACGGCACGCTGCGCTTTTCGGGCCGGCCTTCACGGCCGGAGTTCGAGACCCATCTCGAGGCCAAGCCTCTGGCGTGGCGCAACGTGAGGCTCGATCAGGCGGTGGCCGATGCCCGCTACAACGGGCAGCGCCTGCACGTCGAGCGGCTGCGAGGCACGCGGGACTCCACGGTCTCGAGCGCGAGCGGAGACATCGACGCCAAGCTCGCCTTCGGCCGCGCGGCCGAGGTGATGGACGCGCCCATGCACTGGGTGGTGGACATCCCCAACGGCAACCTGTCCATGCTCACCCTGGTGGTGCCCCAGATCGGCTACGCCGACGGCCGCTTCGTCGTGCGCGGAGACGTGCGGGGCACGCCGCGCCACCCCGAGATGGAAGGCTACGCCCAGATCGACAACGGGAGGCTGCGGCTGGCCGGCCGCAGCGAGCTGCTGGAGGACGTGCGCGCGCGGATTCGGTTCGCCAGCTCCAGCATCACCCTCGACACGCTGACCGCGGTGCGCCGCTCCGAGGAGCGGGAACGCGAGCGCGGGCGCGTGCGCGCTCGCGGCAAGCTGGACCTGCCGGGCGAGGGCCCCGCGCACTACCGCTTCGACGTCTCGCTCCGCGATTTCACCGCGTCGGAAGACGGGCTGTACGCCGCGCGCTTCGACGGCGACTTCGTGATCCGCGACGGCGTCCGCGTCGACGGCCAGGTGTTGCCGCACATCACCAGCGACAACGTCGAGATCAGCCGCGCCGTGATCCTCTGGGACTTCACGCGCCAGAGCCAGGCCGAGGTGGTCCAGGCCAGCACGCAGAAGCTGTTCTGGACGTATCGCATCCATCTCCACGCCACCGACAACCTGCGCTGGCAGCCCGCGGACGGCGACATCGAGTTCAGCGCCGACCTCAACGTCGAGCAGCGGCCGGACAAGCTGGTCATCTTCGGCGACATGGAAGCGCTGCGCGGCACCTACTGGTTCCTCAGCAATCGTTTCAACATCACCAACGCGCGGCTGACGTTCGACAACGTGGGCGGGGTGGATCCGCTGGTCGACGCGAGCGCGACGACGCGGCTCACCCCCACGGCCATGACCACTTCGAACTCGAGCCCCGAGCCGCACACCATCACGGTCAACATCTCGGGGCGCTCCAGCATCCCGAACATCGAGTTCGTGAGCCAACCCGACGACCTCGACGAGGCGCAGATCCTTCGCGAGCTGACCATCGGGCGAGTCACACCGAACGATCCGGACGCACGGACTCGGGATCGCGCCATGGCCTACACCGACCCGCTCGACAGCTATCTCACCCGCGCGCTCAACCGCCAGCTCTCGGGCGAGCTGTCCCGCGCGTTCCGCGGCTACATCACCGACTGGGAGTTCGCGCGCCAGCAGGGCGGCGTGATCGGCGGCCAGGGCGGCCTCCTGGTGGGAGCCGGCGCCCAGCTCAGTCCGCAGTTCATGGTCCGCTACCGCCAGCTCCTCCCGGGGACCGCCCACACCGCCGTCACCAGCAATGACGACTTGGTGGAGCGTGACCTGGAGGCCGAATACCGGATCAACCGGTACTTCTACGTGACCAGCCAGCTCACCCAGAAGAAACCCGGTTCGGGCAATACCTCGAGCGTTTCCTCCTATCCGGACTTCAACCTCAACCTCAAGGCCCGCTGGGAGTACTAG
- a CDS encoding BamA/TamA family outer membrane protein, whose protein sequence is MRRARRSARRAAIILGGLLGVCGLAAAASAQEELLQELKKVSRVELIGRRQLSAGAIRKVLKTKSPSFWPWREKPTLRFDYLTSDVEAIRQIYRHNGFLDATASYRVSSSDSIDLVTVDFLIREGERSRIRSVTFQGTNVYPAKDLRKKVWAREDRPFDPGFLQLDTLIISAMYQERGYRPHAAASYRRGDPDSTQVDVTYVVEEGERYKVGEVTVSGHDKVKDRLITRELLLKPGANYQLSRVTRTQEHLYESGLFSQVQIEPLPDSTHTTMNFDVRLRERRPRWIDAGVGSGTDERLRMLGAWGHRNLAGQGLQGTISSLLAFKPDDKKFIIFKRWHIEGSLIEPWLFGTRTRGIVTPFYERYDDREDFRWVVRQEFKGLNFQLRRELNRFARLTLSQENQFVRQELSIRSGIADTIPPATLDSLLNTAEPDYTTHRLSLAFERDLRDNPFSPSRGSTTRLVAELAGGPLRGTSSFNKFEVSASWYTPLRNGWTLATRALGGVIHPTGSPPNFTPVAGAASDPEVARVPLEDRFRSGGVNSIRGYVENVIPPPGSGGLAQLQSSVELRIPTPLRMPLLGTIGLEVYSDIGNVWPQAKFVRWDNFAATRDLDPNAVRMVVGLGPRAELPIGPLRVDVTWRVLPERWQPIVQFALGPSF, encoded by the coding sequence TTGCGCCGAGCCCGCCGTAGCGCGCGGCGCGCGGCGATCATCCTGGGGGGGTTGCTCGGCGTCTGCGGTCTTGCCGCGGCGGCGAGCGCCCAGGAGGAGCTCCTCCAGGAGCTGAAGAAGGTGTCGCGGGTCGAGCTCATCGGCCGGCGGCAACTGAGCGCGGGAGCGATACGCAAGGTGTTGAAGACGAAGAGTCCTTCGTTCTGGCCGTGGCGCGAGAAGCCCACGCTGCGCTTCGACTACCTGACCTCGGACGTCGAGGCCATCAGGCAGATCTACCGCCACAACGGCTTCCTCGACGCCACCGCGTCCTACCGCGTCAGCTCCAGCGATTCGATCGATCTGGTGACCGTGGACTTCCTGATTCGCGAAGGCGAGCGCTCACGAATCCGCAGCGTGACGTTCCAGGGAACGAACGTCTATCCGGCGAAGGACCTGCGCAAGAAGGTATGGGCAAGGGAAGATCGCCCGTTCGATCCCGGCTTCCTCCAGCTCGACACGCTCATCATCTCGGCCATGTACCAGGAGCGCGGCTACCGCCCGCACGCGGCCGCGAGCTATCGCCGGGGCGATCCGGATTCGACGCAGGTGGACGTCACCTACGTCGTGGAGGAAGGCGAGCGGTACAAGGTGGGCGAAGTGACGGTCTCGGGGCACGACAAGGTGAAGGACCGGCTGATCACGCGCGAGCTGTTGCTCAAGCCGGGCGCCAACTACCAGCTGTCGCGCGTGACCCGGACCCAGGAGCATCTGTACGAGTCAGGGCTGTTCAGCCAGGTGCAGATCGAGCCGCTGCCCGATTCCACCCACACCACGATGAACTTCGACGTGCGCCTGCGCGAGCGGCGGCCGCGCTGGATCGATGCCGGCGTCGGCAGCGGCACCGACGAGCGCCTGCGCATGCTGGGCGCGTGGGGACACCGGAACCTGGCGGGCCAGGGGCTGCAGGGAACGATCTCGTCGCTGCTGGCATTCAAGCCCGACGACAAGAAGTTCATCATCTTCAAGCGCTGGCACATCGAGGGCTCGCTGATCGAGCCGTGGTTGTTCGGCACGCGCACGCGCGGGATCGTGACGCCCTTCTACGAGCGTTACGACGACCGCGAGGACTTCCGCTGGGTCGTGCGCCAGGAGTTCAAAGGCCTGAACTTTCAGCTGCGGCGCGAGCTCAACCGCTTCGCGCGGCTCACCCTCAGCCAGGAGAATCAATTCGTGCGGCAGGAGCTCTCGATCCGCTCCGGCATCGCCGACACGATTCCTCCCGCCACGCTCGACTCGCTGCTGAACACCGCCGAGCCCGACTACACGACCCACCGGCTCTCGCTCGCCTTCGAGCGGGATCTCCGCGACAACCCGTTTTCGCCATCCCGAGGCTCGACCACGCGCCTCGTTGCCGAGCTGGCCGGCGGTCCCTTGCGCGGGACCAGCAGCTTCAACAAGTTCGAGGTGAGCGCCTCCTGGTACACCCCTCTGCGGAACGGATGGACGCTGGCCACGCGAGCGCTCGGCGGCGTGATCCATCCCACGGGATCTCCGCCGAACTTCACCCCGGTGGCGGGCGCCGCGAGCGATCCCGAGGTGGCGCGCGTGCCGCTCGAGGACCGCTTCCGGAGCGGCGGCGTCAACTCGATCCGCGGATACGTCGAGAACGTGATCCCGCCTCCGGGCTCGGGCGGGCTCGCCCAGCTGCAGAGCAGCGTCGAGCTGCGCATCCCGACCCCGCTCCGCATGCCCCTGCTCGGGACCATCGGGCTCGAGGTCTATTCCGACATCGGCAACGTATGGCCGCAAGCGAAGTTCGTTCGATGGGACAACTTCGCCGCCACGCGCGACCTCGATCCGAATGCCGTTCGCATGGTGGTGGGCTTGGGCCCCCGCGCCGAGCTGCCGATCGGGCCGCTGCGTGTGGACGTCACCTGGCGCGTGTTGCCGGAGCGCTGGCAGCCCATCGTTCAATTCGCGCTCGGTCCATCCTTCTAG
- the rseP gene encoding RIP metalloprotease RseP gives MIWSLVLPGLLLLGLVIFVHELGHFLVAKWRGVRVLKFSLGFGPPLIKWTHGETEYRLSIIPLGGYVQMAGDSPEEDGTMPGGKDEFLSHPWFGRLLIAVAGPAANLVTAFVVMVLVGLIGVSYPDYSNQLGAVPDTSRAYQAGLREGDRIVAVADRPVSSWIAIFVKASEHPKNEPMSLTVSRSGQTLRIPIAADAREPVLSGLHRPPEPPVVGGVVTGMPAYKAGLKEGDRILAINGQSIAVWEDLPRALQGNADKPMTLTIQRGSQQFDLRVTPMNPDGRRGNDARIGIEAPRHGVYVERHPLLESLQLGFRATGALVANVYGGLWLTFTRPLYYREYLGGPLFIAQAASEQARRGIDSYLQFLAMINVAIMAFNLLPIPVLDGGHILLALVQAVRRQAISARAYIRFQKVGLAVIATLFILIVFNDPLRLVQRQRALDKAPQEGEVAPSPP, from the coding sequence GTGATCTGGTCGCTCGTTCTCCCTGGTTTGCTCCTGCTCGGGCTCGTGATCTTCGTGCACGAGCTGGGGCACTTCCTGGTGGCCAAGTGGCGAGGCGTCCGAGTGCTCAAATTCTCGCTCGGATTCGGCCCGCCGCTGATCAAGTGGACGCATGGCGAGACCGAGTACCGGCTCTCGATCATTCCCCTCGGCGGCTACGTGCAGATGGCGGGCGACAGTCCCGAGGAAGACGGCACGATGCCGGGCGGGAAGGATGAGTTCCTGTCGCATCCCTGGTTCGGCCGACTCCTGATCGCGGTCGCCGGACCTGCCGCGAACCTCGTCACCGCCTTCGTGGTGATGGTCCTCGTCGGATTGATCGGCGTGAGCTATCCCGACTATTCGAACCAGCTCGGAGCCGTCCCCGACACGAGCCGCGCCTATCAGGCCGGATTGCGCGAAGGGGACCGTATCGTTGCGGTCGCCGACCGACCGGTATCGAGCTGGATCGCGATCTTCGTCAAGGCGTCCGAGCACCCCAAGAACGAACCGATGAGTCTCACGGTGTCGCGCAGCGGACAGACGCTCCGGATTCCGATCGCCGCCGACGCGCGCGAGCCCGTGCTGTCGGGCCTGCATCGTCCCCCCGAGCCGCCGGTGGTGGGCGGGGTGGTGACGGGCATGCCCGCGTACAAAGCCGGCCTCAAGGAAGGCGACCGCATCCTGGCGATCAATGGTCAGTCGATCGCGGTCTGGGAAGACCTGCCGCGCGCGCTGCAGGGCAACGCCGACAAGCCGATGACGCTCACCATTCAGCGCGGCAGCCAGCAGTTCGATCTGCGGGTGACGCCGATGAACCCCGACGGGCGGCGCGGCAACGATGCGCGCATCGGCATCGAGGCTCCGCGGCACGGCGTCTACGTGGAACGTCACCCGTTGCTCGAATCGCTGCAACTCGGATTCCGGGCGACCGGCGCGCTGGTGGCCAACGTCTACGGCGGGCTCTGGCTCACCTTCACGCGGCCTCTCTACTACCGCGAATACCTCGGAGGTCCGCTGTTCATCGCCCAGGCGGCCAGCGAGCAGGCTCGCCGGGGCATCGACTCGTATCTGCAGTTCCTGGCGATGATCAACGTCGCCATCATGGCGTTCAATCTGCTCCCCATCCCGGTGCTCGACGGCGGTCACATCCTGCTTGCGCTGGTGCAGGCAGTCCGCCGCCAGGCCATCTCCGCACGGGCGTACATCCGGTTCCAGAAGGTCGGTCTCGCGGTGATCGCGACGCTGTTCATCCTGATCGTCTTCAACGACCCTCTGCGTCTGGTGCAACGTCAGCGCGCGCTCGACAAGGCTCCCCAGGAGGGGGAGGTTGCGCCGAGCCCGCCGTAG
- a CDS encoding glycosyltransferase — MSAAAVRRVVHLDTGREWRGGQAQVHMLIRGLRRHGVESMLLAPDAPLLRRARAAGVMAEPWDPRFDLDLGAGFAARGMIGAWKPDVVHAHTARAHALGVPAARIARVPAVVVSRRVAMPVRGGLLGLKYRMPVDRYLCVSRGVLETMAKGGVPRERLVVVPSGIEPAPSSSIDVRRLLGVASDTLLIGTAAALTAEKRHRDLLEAFSLVVASTAADVHMVWLGEGPLRESLERQARALGLEKRVHLLGFREDARVLIAQCTMAALASDSEGIATTLIEAQDAGVPVVATAVGGVPEVVQDRVTGRLVPPRDPRAMAGVLTELLNSPEARAAMGRAGKQAAQEFHIDRTVERTLDAYRSALGAGRSSS, encoded by the coding sequence ATGAGCGCCGCGGCCGTCCGGCGCGTGGTCCACCTCGACACCGGCCGAGAGTGGCGAGGGGGACAGGCGCAGGTCCACATGCTGATCCGCGGCCTGCGCCGCCACGGGGTGGAGTCCATGCTGCTCGCGCCCGACGCGCCGCTGCTCCGGCGCGCGCGAGCCGCAGGCGTGATGGCGGAGCCGTGGGATCCGCGCTTCGATCTGGATCTCGGCGCCGGGTTCGCCGCGCGCGGCATGATCGGCGCGTGGAAGCCCGATGTCGTCCACGCGCACACGGCGCGCGCGCATGCGCTCGGCGTGCCGGCCGCGCGCATCGCCCGGGTGCCGGCCGTCGTCGTGTCGCGGCGCGTGGCGATGCCGGTGCGCGGCGGACTCCTGGGGCTCAAGTACCGAATGCCGGTGGACCGCTATCTGTGTGTGAGCCGCGGCGTCCTCGAGACGATGGCGAAGGGCGGCGTGCCGCGCGAGCGATTGGTGGTCGTGCCGAGCGGCATCGAGCCCGCGCCTTCGTCGTCGATCGACGTGCGCCGACTGCTCGGAGTCGCGAGCGATACCCTGCTGATCGGGACCGCGGCGGCGCTCACCGCCGAGAAGCGTCACCGTGATCTGCTCGAGGCTTTTTCCCTGGTGGTCGCCTCGACAGCGGCCGACGTGCACATGGTCTGGCTGGGCGAGGGTCCCCTGCGGGAGAGCTTGGAACGGCAGGCCAGGGCGCTCGGCCTCGAGAAACGCGTCCATCTGCTCGGGTTTCGAGAGGATGCCCGCGTCCTGATCGCACAATGCACGATGGCCGCCCTGGCTTCGGACTCGGAAGGGATCGCCACCACCTTGATCGAGGCCCAGGACGCGGGAGTCCCGGTCGTGGCGACCGCGGTCGGAGGGGTCCCCGAGGTGGTGCAGGATCGCGTCACCGGTCGCCTGGTTCCACCACGGGACCCCCGGGCGATGGCCGGGGTCCTGACGGAGCTGCTGAATTCGCCGGAAGCGCGCGCGGCGATGGGCAGAGCGGGAAAACAGGCAGCCCAGGAATTTCACATCGATCGGACGGTCGAGCGCACGCTGGACGCGTACCGTTCGGCGCTGGGCGCGGGCCGCTCGAGCTCGTGA
- a CDS encoding glycosyltransferase family 2 protein — translation MNPLPLSVLLLARDESARLAALLPRLAFARQVLVVLDAATRDDSRAVAARAGADVVERPLEDFGKQRQFGLEHCREPWILWLDADERLDPAAEAALRRAVENDGPAAGYRLERRTWFLGRRIRYCGWRGERIVRIFRRDRARFEPAAVHERVTVEGAIADLPGTMEHHSYEDWRACRDKLVRYAALGAEKARREGRRSGPLDVLLRPPLRFFRMYVLQAGFLDGAHGLALCALASAQVMLKYLELWADPAGAERRE, via the coding sequence GTGAACCCACTGCCGCTCTCCGTCCTGCTGCTGGCGCGTGACGAGTCGGCGCGCCTCGCGGCGCTGCTGCCTCGACTCGCCTTCGCGCGTCAGGTGCTCGTCGTGCTGGACGCCGCGACCCGCGACGACAGCCGGGCGGTGGCGGCGCGCGCGGGCGCGGACGTGGTCGAGCGTCCACTCGAAGACTTCGGCAAGCAGCGACAGTTCGGCCTCGAGCACTGCCGCGAGCCCTGGATCTTGTGGCTCGACGCCGACGAGCGTCTGGATCCCGCCGCGGAAGCCGCGCTGCGGCGCGCCGTCGAGAACGATGGACCCGCCGCCGGCTACCGCCTCGAGCGCCGCACCTGGTTCCTGGGACGGCGGATTCGCTACTGCGGATGGCGGGGAGAGCGAATCGTGAGAATCTTCCGGCGCGATCGTGCGCGCTTCGAGCCGGCGGCCGTGCACGAGCGCGTCACCGTCGAAGGCGCGATCGCGGACCTGCCGGGCACGATGGAGCACCACAGCTACGAGGACTGGCGCGCCTGCCGGGACAAGCTGGTGCGCTACGCCGCGCTCGGCGCGGAGAAGGCGCGGCGCGAAGGCCGCCGGAGCGGACCTCTGGACGTGCTCCTGCGGCCGCCGCTCCGCTTCTTCCGCATGTACGTGCTCCAGGCGGGATTCCTCGACGGCGCGCATGGCCTGGCGCTGTGCGCGCTCGCTTCCGCCCAGGTGATGCTCAAGTACCTCGAGCTCTGGGCGGATCCCGCCGGCGCCGAACGCCGCGAATGA
- a CDS encoding glycosyltransferase family 9 protein → MSRKLLAIRLRALGDVVLTIPALRALKRGHPGADLEVVTDPRYAALLEWVPEVSRVRPLERSTLAVWRLASELRREPREWAIDFFGNPRSATLLRISGARRTAGFDLRGRRHAYQVRVPRDAPGPGGGREHASSAHLRLALAAGGIADGQGATLTPPAEALAAGARLIDAAGVRAPSRAIGLVAAGTWPTKTWPAANAAMLARLLTQGREVVLIAGPGEEGVTTVVKRHAPDVRVMPPCDVAGLAGAIAHLGALVGTDSGPRHLAAALGVPTYAWFGPTHPDTWQPPGEAHGFWRAPVPCAGCDRTRCPHWICMPSLTPAEAARRVIDHLDRFESHREPTAALRPAAGA, encoded by the coding sequence TTGAGCAGGAAACTCCTCGCGATCCGCCTGAGGGCGCTCGGCGACGTGGTGCTCACGATCCCCGCGCTGCGGGCGCTGAAGCGCGGGCATCCCGGCGCGGATCTCGAGGTGGTGACCGATCCCCGCTACGCGGCATTGCTGGAGTGGGTGCCCGAGGTGAGCCGCGTGCGGCCGCTCGAGCGCTCGACGCTCGCGGTGTGGCGCCTGGCCTCGGAGTTGCGCCGCGAGCCCCGCGAGTGGGCGATCGACTTCTTCGGCAATCCCCGCAGCGCGACGCTGCTCCGAATCAGCGGCGCCCGCCGCACCGCCGGATTCGACCTGCGCGGCCGCCGCCACGCCTACCAGGTGCGGGTTCCGCGAGACGCTCCGGGGCCAGGCGGTGGCCGCGAGCACGCGTCGAGCGCGCACCTGCGACTGGCGCTCGCGGCAGGCGGGATCGCGGATGGCCAGGGAGCAACGCTGACGCCGCCCGCCGAGGCGCTGGCGGCCGGGGCGCGTCTGATCGATGCCGCCGGCGTCCGCGCCCCGTCGCGCGCCATCGGGCTCGTGGCCGCGGGAACCTGGCCCACCAAGACCTGGCCGGCCGCGAATGCCGCCATGCTGGCGCGACTCCTGACCCAGGGACGCGAGGTGGTGCTGATCGCGGGACCGGGCGAAGAGGGGGTGACCACGGTGGTGAAGCGGCACGCTCCGGATGTGCGCGTGATGCCGCCCTGCGACGTGGCCGGGCTCGCGGGGGCGATCGCGCACCTGGGTGCCTTGGTGGGCACCGACAGCGGTCCTCGGCATCTGGCGGCGGCGCTCGGCGTCCCGACCTATGCCTGGTTCGGTCCCACGCATCCCGACACATGGCAGCCTCCGGGCGAGGCCCACGGCTTCTGGCGCGCGCCGGTTCCCTGCGCGGGGTGCGATCGCACGCGCTGCCCGCACTGGATTTGCATGCCGAGCCTCACGCCCGCCGAAGCCGCGCGACGCGTCATCGATCATCTCGACCGTTTCGAATCCCACCGTGAACCCACTGCCGCTCTCCGTCCTGCTGCTGGCGCGTGA
- a CDS encoding adenylyltransferase/cytidyltransferase family protein: MRARTAERIVTRDRAVEIVRAYRSDGLRVVLANGVFDLLHVGHARYLAGARSLGDRLVVAVNGDRSAHALKGPGRPVQDARERATVVAALRAVDHVVIFEEPSVDSLLVALAPDVHAKGTDYRVDTVPERATMAQLGGVTAIAGDVKQHASGELYQRIRRGDAG; the protein is encoded by the coding sequence GTGAGAGCCCGGACCGCCGAGCGTATCGTGACGCGCGACCGTGCCGTCGAGATCGTGCGGGCTTACCGATCGGACGGCCTGCGCGTGGTGCTGGCCAATGGCGTGTTCGATCTCCTCCACGTCGGACACGCGCGCTACCTGGCGGGCGCCCGCTCTCTCGGCGACCGCCTCGTGGTGGCGGTCAACGGTGATCGCTCGGCGCACGCGCTCAAAGGTCCTGGCCGGCCGGTGCAGGACGCGCGCGAGCGGGCCACGGTGGTGGCGGCGTTGCGCGCGGTGGACCACGTGGTGATCTTCGAGGAGCCGAGCGTCGACTCGCTGCTCGTCGCCCTGGCGCCGGATGTTCACGCCAAGGGAACCGATTATCGAGTCGACACCGTCCCGGAGCGCGCCACCATGGCCCAGCTGGGGGGCGTCACCGCGATCGCCGGTGACGTCAAGCAGCACGCGAGCGGTGAGTTGTATCAGCGTATCCGGCGCGGAGATGCGGGTTGA